The following are encoded in a window of Staphylospora marina genomic DNA:
- the hpf gene encoding ribosome hibernation-promoting factor, HPF/YfiA family: protein MRYVIRGNNLKVTDALREHTRKKLGRLGKYFDGEKPRANVVLSVVKDQHRVEVTIPAPGLLVRAEESSEDMYASVDLVVEKLERQIRKYKTRINRKPRQDAFRQFRESFPDAVSLRDPADDEEGDVKIVRTKRFSLKPMDAEEAAMQMELLGHNFFVFTNAATEQINVIYKRRDGKFGLIEPE, encoded by the coding sequence ATGAGATATGTCATCCGAGGTAACAACCTGAAAGTGACAGATGCACTCCGCGAGCATACCCGCAAGAAGCTGGGGCGCCTGGGCAAGTACTTCGACGGTGAGAAACCGCGAGCCAACGTGGTTCTCAGCGTGGTCAAGGATCAACATCGCGTCGAAGTGACCATTCCCGCTCCGGGACTGTTGGTCCGCGCCGAGGAGTCCAGCGAGGACATGTACGCTTCCGTGGATCTGGTTGTGGAGAAGTTGGAACGGCAGATCCGCAAGTACAAAACTCGCATCAACCGAAAGCCCAGACAGGATGCGTTCCGTCAGTTCAGGGAGTCGTTCCCGGATGCGGTCAGTCTCCGGGATCCGGCGGATGATGAGGAAGGCGACGTCAAGATTGTCCGTACCAAACGCTTCAGCCTCAAACCGATGGATGCGGAGGAAGCGGCGATGCAAATGGAGCTTCTGGGACACAATTTCTTTGTGTTCACCAATGCCGCAACCGAACAGATCAACGTGATCTACAAACGAAGAGACGGAAAATTCGGACTGATTGAGCCCGAATGA
- a CDS encoding HNH endonuclease family protein produces the protein MVHKPLMMSLALMLALSLSIVYPTESAFALPSTPSLASAQAELNALKVEPEGSMSGYSRDKFPHWTNQGGGCNTRQVVLKRDADYYSGNCPVTSGKWYSYYDGVVVYSPSEVDIDHIVPLAEAWRSGASSWSQSKRQAFANDLSGPQLIAVTSSVNRSKGDQDPSTWQPPRTGARCAYAKWWIRTKYNWGLSVQASEKSALQAMLNTCSY, from the coding sequence ATGGTTCACAAACCCTTGATGATGTCGTTGGCGTTGATGCTGGCTTTGTCATTGTCCATCGTTTATCCGACCGAATCCGCCTTTGCGCTGCCGTCGACTCCCTCGCTCGCCAGCGCCCAGGCTGAATTGAACGCGCTCAAAGTGGAGCCGGAAGGATCCATGTCCGGATACTCCCGCGACAAATTCCCGCATTGGACCAATCAGGGAGGCGGCTGCAACACCCGTCAGGTGGTGTTGAAACGGGATGCGGACTATTATTCCGGCAACTGTCCGGTGACCTCGGGCAAATGGTACAGCTACTATGACGGTGTGGTCGTCTACAGTCCTTCCGAAGTGGACATTGATCATATCGTGCCCTTGGCCGAGGCATGGCGTTCGGGAGCAAGCAGCTGGTCCCAGTCGAAACGGCAAGCATTCGCCAATGATCTCTCGGGCCCCCAACTGATCGCCGTGACGTCTTCCGTGAACAGAAGCAAGGGAGACCAGGATCCGTCCACCTGGCAGCCGCCCAGAACCGGTGCCCGGTGCGCTTATGCCAAGTGGTGGATCCGAACCAAATACAACTGGGGTCTGAGCGTTCAGGCTTCGGAAAAATCCGCCCTGCAAGCCATGCTCAACACCTGCTCTTACTGA
- a CDS encoding O-antigen ligase family protein produces MNPANHRRLTWPDSLFLLLVFSAVMGPMLGVSLTDNFRLTLFRIAFVAVSGWIFVQAVRGNRFLLPETEPVRKATWLFAGWFAWSVLSLTWAADTAAAVRYTVFLGMMLGYALCFVLFVRSTRRLKHAAAVLLVATGCLVFYGFFESITRYHLPVSRYRDTAAPAVTSFFTNQNDFATALTLALPFLITALCLLRPGRLLRWFLYVLLVLSLYGILATASRINTFFVLPVVVFAWLATLRRVLEPETIRRHLVRGTVTALLIVLAAGTLSGTLLHQGGRDKLASVLGIFLDLSSGPMDLDELDAGVQEGEGTGGRSITVRKYLLLYGFRFLHQSGYFGVGAGNVEHYMQGQKGIDKTNIHNWWAEVLVNYGVVVFVFWMIFYASLWIRLWRLASLRRSPDTPPLVRWAALSCVLSLTGYVFGGMAPSTAIHFTPMWTVIGLGLAVLALGGRGEPIRTGDPR; encoded by the coding sequence TTGAATCCTGCGAATCACCGGCGATTGACGTGGCCGGACAGTCTGTTCCTTTTGTTGGTGTTTTCCGCTGTCATGGGCCCGATGCTCGGAGTGAGTTTGACCGACAATTTCCGGCTGACGCTGTTTCGGATCGCATTTGTGGCGGTGTCGGGCTGGATCTTTGTTCAGGCGGTCCGTGGAAATCGCTTCCTGCTTCCGGAAACGGAGCCCGTCCGGAAAGCGACGTGGTTATTCGCGGGCTGGTTCGCATGGTCGGTGCTTTCGCTGACGTGGGCGGCGGACACGGCTGCCGCTGTCCGCTACACCGTGTTTTTGGGCATGATGTTGGGGTACGCGCTGTGTTTTGTGCTGTTTGTCCGGTCAACGCGGCGATTGAAACATGCGGCGGCCGTCTTGTTGGTCGCCACGGGATGCCTGGTGTTTTACGGCTTTTTTGAATCCATCACCCGGTATCACCTTCCCGTGTCCCGGTACCGGGACACGGCGGCACCCGCCGTCACGTCGTTTTTCACGAACCAAAACGATTTCGCCACGGCCCTCACGTTGGCCCTGCCGTTTCTGATCACCGCACTTTGCCTGCTCAGACCGGGCCGGCTTCTCAGATGGTTTCTGTACGTGCTGTTGGTTCTCTCCCTGTACGGCATCCTGGCCACCGCTTCCCGCATCAACACCTTCTTCGTTCTTCCGGTGGTGGTCTTCGCCTGGCTGGCCACGTTGCGGCGGGTGCTGGAACCGGAAACGATCCGGAGACATCTGGTCCGGGGAACGGTGACCGCCCTCTTGATCGTCTTGGCGGCGGGAACGTTGAGCGGAACGCTGCTGCATCAGGGTGGGCGGGACAAACTGGCCAGCGTTTTGGGGATTTTTCTCGATCTGAGCAGCGGACCGATGGATCTGGACGAACTGGACGCCGGCGTGCAGGAAGGGGAAGGGACTGGCGGGCGGAGCATCACGGTTCGCAAGTATTTGTTGTTGTACGGATTCAGGTTCCTGCACCAAAGCGGGTACTTCGGAGTGGGAGCCGGAAACGTCGAGCATTACATGCAAGGACAAAAAGGGATCGACAAGACCAACATCCACAACTGGTGGGCGGAAGTGCTGGTCAATTACGGGGTTGTGGTATTTGTTTTCTGGATGATTTTCTATGCAAGCCTGTGGATTCGCCTGTGGCGGCTGGCCAGTTTGCGCCGGTCTCCGGACACGCCCCCGCTCGTTCGCTGGGCGGCCCTGTCCTGCGTACTTTCCTTGACGGGGTATGTGTTCGGAGGCATGGCTCCCAGCACCGCGATTCATTTCACTCCCATGTGGACGGTGATCGGGTTGGGACTGGCGGTTCTTGCCCTGGGCGGGCGCGGGGAGCCGATCCGGACCGGGGATCCGCGGTGA
- the secA gene encoding preprotein translocase subunit SecA: MLKTLRKLFDPQERQLKKYFALADRIEAMEPDMEKLSDKELRAKTDEFRNRLADGEDLDALLPEAFAVVREASKRVLGMRHFRVQLVGGMVLHEGDIAEMRTGEGKTLVSTLPAYLNALPGKGVHVVTVNDYLAKRDREWMGQIFEFLGLTVGLNLPMMSSEEKRAAYQADITYGTNNEFGFDYLRDNMVLYPEQLVQRELNYAIIDEVDSILIDEARTPLIISGQANKATDLYYVADRIVRRLRKDEDFTVDIKTKQVTLTEEGVRKVESFLGIDNLYDMKHLTLNHHVQQALKAHVLMKRDQDYVVNEDGVVIVDEFTGRLMYGRRYSDGLHQAIEAKEGLQVQRESMTLATITLQNYFRMYKKLAGMTGTAKTEEEEFRKIYNMDVYQIPTNKPTIRVDMTDLLYKTEEAKFNAVVEEIIRRHKKGQPILVGTTSIEKSEHLSGMLKRHGIPHEVLNAKHHEREAEIIARAGQRGAVTIATNMAGRGTDIMLGEGVAELGGLHVIGTERHESRRIDNQLRGRSGRQGDPGSSQFYLSLEDELMRRFGGENLYNMLEKLGLPDDQPIEGKMFTKAVANAQRKVEANNFDARRWVLQYDDVLNQQREIIYKQRREVLFADDLKDVVLGMAKAEIERVVGLHTSDELEEEWNLSAIEDYVQHNLLPEGRVTEDDLDELEPEEMISLIMEETEKYYDERLAEIGRERMNEFAKMVILRAVDRKWMDHIDAMEQLRQGIHLRAYGQDNPLRAYQFEGYAMFEAMVQEIQEEIVKYVMKSVIVEEEEIEREEVAVNVTAVSGGETSEEPPRKEPVRKGEKVGRNDPCPCGSGKKYKNCCLKTEKAAQPAR, translated from the coding sequence GTGCTGAAAACCCTTCGCAAACTGTTTGACCCGCAAGAGCGGCAACTCAAAAAATACTTCGCCCTGGCCGACCGGATCGAGGCGATGGAACCGGACATGGAGAAGCTGAGCGACAAGGAACTCAGGGCAAAAACCGATGAATTCCGCAATCGGTTGGCCGACGGCGAAGACCTTGACGCGCTGCTTCCCGAAGCGTTCGCCGTGGTCCGGGAAGCGTCCAAACGCGTGCTCGGCATGCGCCATTTCCGGGTTCAGCTGGTGGGCGGCATGGTGCTGCACGAAGGCGACATCGCCGAGATGCGCACGGGTGAGGGGAAAACGCTGGTCTCCACCCTGCCCGCTTATCTGAACGCGCTCCCCGGCAAGGGCGTCCACGTGGTCACGGTCAACGATTACCTGGCGAAGCGTGACCGCGAATGGATGGGTCAAATTTTCGAGTTTCTCGGTTTGACCGTGGGGCTCAACCTGCCGATGATGTCCTCCGAAGAGAAACGGGCGGCCTATCAGGCGGACATCACGTACGGCACCAACAACGAGTTCGGCTTTGACTATCTGCGGGACAACATGGTGTTGTACCCGGAGCAGTTGGTGCAACGGGAACTCAACTATGCCATCATCGACGAAGTGGACAGCATCCTGATTGACGAAGCCCGGACGCCGCTCATCATCAGCGGACAAGCCAACAAGGCGACCGATCTTTACTACGTCGCGGACCGGATCGTGCGCCGGCTCCGGAAGGACGAGGATTTCACGGTCGACATCAAGACGAAACAGGTGACTCTCACCGAAGAGGGCGTCCGCAAAGTGGAAAGCTTCCTCGGGATCGACAACCTGTACGACATGAAGCACCTGACGCTGAACCATCACGTGCAGCAGGCGCTCAAGGCTCACGTGCTGATGAAGCGCGACCAGGATTACGTGGTGAACGAGGACGGCGTGGTCATCGTCGACGAGTTCACCGGACGTCTGATGTACGGACGGCGTTATTCCGACGGATTGCACCAGGCGATCGAGGCCAAGGAAGGACTGCAGGTGCAGCGTGAGAGCATGACGCTGGCCACCATCACCCTGCAGAACTACTTCCGGATGTACAAAAAGCTGGCGGGCATGACCGGGACGGCCAAGACGGAAGAGGAAGAATTCCGGAAGATTTACAACATGGACGTCTACCAAATCCCGACCAACAAGCCGACCATCCGCGTGGACATGACCGACCTCCTGTACAAGACCGAAGAAGCCAAGTTCAACGCGGTGGTCGAGGAGATCATCCGGCGGCACAAGAAAGGACAACCGATCCTGGTCGGCACCACGTCGATCGAGAAATCGGAGCACCTTTCCGGAATGCTGAAACGGCACGGCATTCCCCATGAAGTGCTGAACGCCAAGCATCACGAGCGGGAAGCGGAAATCATCGCCCGTGCCGGTCAGCGCGGAGCGGTCACCATCGCCACCAACATGGCCGGACGCGGAACCGACATCATGCTGGGCGAGGGCGTGGCCGAACTGGGCGGTTTGCACGTGATCGGAACGGAGCGGCATGAAAGCCGGCGGATTGACAACCAGTTGCGCGGTCGTTCCGGGCGTCAGGGGGACCCCGGGTCCTCGCAGTTCTATCTGTCGCTGGAAGATGAGCTGATGCGCCGGTTCGGCGGGGAAAATCTGTACAACATGCTGGAAAAGCTCGGGCTTCCGGACGACCAGCCGATCGAGGGCAAGATGTTCACCAAAGCGGTCGCCAACGCCCAGCGAAAAGTGGAAGCGAACAACTTCGACGCGCGCCGCTGGGTGCTTCAATACGACGACGTTTTGAACCAGCAGCGGGAGATCATCTACAAGCAGCGCCGTGAAGTGCTGTTTGCCGACGATCTGAAAGATGTGGTCCTCGGCATGGCCAAGGCGGAAATCGAACGGGTCGTGGGTCTGCACACTTCCGACGAGCTGGAAGAAGAATGGAACCTCTCGGCGATCGAGGATTACGTGCAGCACAATTTGCTTCCCGAGGGACGCGTCACCGAAGACGATCTGGATGAGCTGGAACCGGAGGAAATGATCTCCCTCATCATGGAGGAGACGGAGAAGTATTACGACGAACGTCTCGCGGAGATCGGTCGGGAACGGATGAACGAATTTGCGAAGATGGTCATCCTGCGCGCCGTCGACCGGAAATGGATGGATCACATCGACGCGATGGAACAGCTCCGTCAAGGCATCCACCTGCGGGCGTACGGACAGGACAACCCGCTTCGCGCGTACCAGTTTGAAGGGTACGCCATGTTCGAGGCGATGGTCCAGGAGATCCAGGAGGAAATCGTCAAGTATGTGATGAAATCGGTGATCGTCGAGGAAGAGGAAATCGAGCGGGAAGAAGTGGCCGTCAACGTGACCGCCGTGTCCGGCGGAGAAACGTCGGAAGAGCCCCCGCGCAAAGAGCCGGTTCGCAAGGGGGAAAAGGTGGGGCGGAATGATCCTTGTCCGTGCGGCAGCGGCAAGAAGTACAAGAACTGCTGTCTCAAGACGGAAAAAGCCGCCCAACCGGCGCGCTGA
- a CDS encoding glycosyltransferase family 4 protein codes for MRIWLVNHYAVPPNIAGITRHYELAREWATEEGSEVTLFLSSFVHPRRTFVTEEEKNELENIPGLKLNWLWSFPHKVNDFRRIINMGSFAAVFFLSGLFKRKPDVLVASSPHLFTAFAGWMLAKLKGCPFVFEVRDLWPDSLIKMGGLNNRHVIRLLTWMEQWLYEKSDRIVVLTEHQRKYIMDRGIDESRITLIPNGIVVGSWTPDPSKRAEYRRKMGLTGDGFVAVYTGAHGPANALEHVVKAGKHLKPGISIVLIGDGPEKEKLIRLKREEGLDNVHLLDPVPKAEIFDYTQAADVGIISLADNEIFRGARPNKLFDYAFIGLPIVTTVDGEVREIVEGNGLGFFAGAENPEGLAEAIDRARALTDEEREEIKKRGRDYIDREGDRKKLARKFHELLRELVSGKEEPSKRAETAG; via the coding sequence ATGCGGATCTGGTTGGTCAACCATTATGCCGTTCCGCCCAACATCGCGGGCATCACCCGGCATTACGAACTGGCGAGGGAATGGGCGACGGAAGAAGGGTCCGAGGTGACCCTTTTCCTGTCGAGCTTCGTCCATCCCAGACGCACGTTCGTGACGGAAGAGGAGAAGAACGAACTGGAAAACATCCCGGGACTGAAGCTGAACTGGCTGTGGTCCTTCCCGCACAAGGTGAACGATTTTCGACGCATCATCAACATGGGCAGCTTTGCCGCGGTGTTCTTTCTGTCCGGTCTGTTCAAGCGGAAACCGGACGTGTTGGTCGCATCCAGCCCGCATTTGTTCACGGCGTTTGCCGGCTGGATGCTGGCCAAACTGAAAGGATGCCCGTTTGTTTTCGAAGTGCGTGATCTGTGGCCCGATTCGCTCATCAAGATGGGCGGTTTGAACAACCGGCACGTCATCCGGTTGCTCACCTGGATGGAACAATGGCTCTACGAGAAATCGGACCGGATCGTGGTGCTCACCGAACACCAACGCAAGTACATCATGGACCGGGGGATCGACGAGTCCCGCATCACGCTGATCCCCAACGGCATCGTGGTCGGCTCATGGACGCCCGATCCGTCCAAGCGGGCGGAATACCGGCGGAAAATGGGACTCACCGGAGACGGATTCGTCGCCGTTTACACCGGGGCTCACGGGCCGGCCAACGCGTTGGAACATGTGGTCAAGGCCGGCAAACATCTGAAGCCCGGCATTTCCATCGTGTTGATCGGAGACGGTCCCGAAAAGGAGAAACTGATCCGTCTCAAACGCGAAGAAGGGCTGGACAACGTCCATCTGCTGGATCCCGTCCCCAAGGCGGAGATTTTCGATTATACGCAGGCGGCCGACGTGGGCATCATTTCCCTCGCGGACAACGAGATTTTCCGCGGGGCCCGGCCCAACAAACTGTTTGATTACGCGTTCATCGGCTTGCCCATCGTCACCACGGTGGACGGGGAAGTCCGGGAAATCGTGGAAGGGAACGGACTCGGATTCTTCGCCGGCGCGGAAAATCCGGAAGGCCTTGCCGAAGCGATCGACCGGGCGCGGGCCTTGACCGACGAAGAGAGAGAGGAAATCAAAAAGCGCGGGCGCGACTATATCGACCGGGAAGGGGACCGCAAGAAGCTGGCCCGCAAGTTCCATGAACTCCTTCGCGAGCTGGTGAGCGGGAAAGAAGAACCTTCGAAACGGGCGGAAACGGCCGGGTGA
- a CDS encoding cold shock domain-containing protein → MQGKVKWFSAEKGYGFIEREDGGDVFVHFSAIQMEGFKSLEEGQRVEFEIVEGPRGPQAANVVKLDAE, encoded by the coding sequence ATGCAAGGCAAAGTCAAGTGGTTCAGCGCGGAAAAAGGCTACGGCTTCATCGAGCGTGAGGACGGCGGCGACGTGTTCGTCCATTTTTCCGCCATCCAAATGGAAGGTTTCAAATCGCTGGAAGAAGGCCAACGCGTAGAGTTTGAGATCGTGGAGGGTCCGCGCGGGCCGCAAGCCGCGAACGTGGTCAAACTTGACGCTGAGTGA
- the wecB gene encoding non-hydrolyzing UDP-N-acetylglucosamine 2-epimerase: MKVLTVVGARPQFIKAAPVSREIRKRGTEILVHTGQHYDKSMSDVFFEELNIPVPDYHLHVGSKSHGAQTGDMLAKVEEVILREKPDCLLVYGDTNSTLAGALAAAKLHIPVAHVEAGLRSFNRRMPEEINRVLTDHVSEWLFCPTQTAVNHLKDEGITRGVHLVGDVMLDAVGYNSRLAREKSRVLEELGLNRGEYVLITLHRAENTDDPARLSAIVGAINELPLPAVLPLHPRTRDKLPKWGLSIHNPHVRLIDPVGYLDMLELEVNARKILTDSGGVQKEAFFARVPCITMRDETEWTETVELGANVLVGADREKILRAVETFEVDFSRVDPVFGDGRAAEKIVDLLAGDLSR; this comes from the coding sequence ATGAAAGTCCTGACCGTAGTGGGAGCAAGGCCTCAATTCATCAAGGCCGCACCCGTTTCCCGGGAAATCCGGAAGCGGGGGACCGAAATCCTGGTACATACCGGACAGCATTATGACAAGTCGATGTCCGATGTCTTTTTTGAAGAGTTGAACATTCCGGTGCCGGATTATCATCTGCATGTGGGCTCCAAATCCCACGGGGCCCAAACCGGCGACATGCTTGCGAAGGTGGAAGAGGTGATCCTCCGGGAAAAGCCGGATTGCCTGCTGGTTTACGGAGACACCAACTCCACGTTGGCCGGTGCGTTGGCCGCCGCCAAGCTGCACATCCCGGTGGCTCATGTGGAAGCGGGGCTGAGAAGCTTCAACCGCCGCATGCCGGAGGAGATCAACCGGGTGCTGACCGACCATGTCTCCGAGTGGCTGTTCTGTCCCACTCAAACGGCGGTGAATCATCTGAAAGACGAGGGAATCACCCGCGGGGTTCATCTCGTGGGGGATGTCATGCTGGATGCGGTCGGGTACAACAGCCGACTGGCCCGGGAAAAATCCCGCGTTTTGGAGGAGCTTGGACTCAACCGCGGAGAATACGTGCTGATCACGTTGCATCGTGCCGAAAACACGGATGACCCCGCCAGACTGTCGGCCATTGTCGGGGCGATCAACGAATTGCCGCTGCCGGCCGTGCTGCCGCTTCATCCGAGGACCCGGGACAAGCTCCCCAAATGGGGTCTTTCCATCCACAATCCCCATGTCCGCTTGATCGATCCGGTGGGATATCTGGACATGCTGGAGCTGGAAGTGAACGCCCGCAAGATTCTGACCGACTCCGGCGGCGTCCAGAAGGAAGCGTTTTTTGCCCGCGTTCCGTGCATCACCATGCGCGACGAGACCGAGTGGACGGAAACGGTCGAACTGGGAGCCAACGTACTCGTCGGGGCCGACCGGGAGAAAATTCTCCGGGCCGTGGAGACGTTTGAAGTGGACTTCTCCCGCGTCGATCCGGTGTTCGGGGACGGACGGGCCGCGGAAAAGATCGTCGATCTTTTGGCCGGCGATCTGAGCCGTTGA